The following are from one region of the Streptomyces tuirus genome:
- a CDS encoding DUF397 domain-containing protein, protein MISSERTGWFKSSYSGGSQAECLEVAPGHPDVPVRDSKTAAGPALVFSRSGWAVFVTAVKGGQIGA, encoded by the coding sequence ATGATCAGCAGTGAGCGCACCGGGTGGTTCAAGTCCAGCTACAGCGGAGGCAGTCAAGCCGAGTGCCTCGAAGTCGCCCCCGGCCACCCCGATGTCCCGGTACGGGACAGCAAGACCGCCGCCGGTCCCGCCCTGGTCTTCTCGCGGAGCGGCTGGGCGGTGTTCGTCACCGCCGTCAAGGGCGGGCAGATAGGCGCCTAA